One window of Haloarchaeobius salinus genomic DNA carries:
- the gyrB gene encoding DNA topoisomerase (ATP-hydrolyzing) subunit B — translation MSNENEYSAGQIQVLEGLEAVRKRPAMYIGSTDSRGLHHLVYEVVDNSIDEALAGYCDDITVTIHEDDSVSVSDDGRGIPVDTHEEHDKPALEVIMTVLHAGGKFDNKSYQVSGGLHGVGVSVVNALSKRLTVEVTRDGAVWEQSFKRGVPAGELERVRAMDADEETGTTIRFWPDEEIFETTDFSYKTLANRLRELAFLNSGVNIGIVDERDGESETFHYEGGIRAFVRYLNETKTALHEDVIYFEDEEQNIQVEVAMQATDELQGSIHAFANNINTREGGSHLTGFKTALTRVVNDYATTNGMLKDLDDTLKGEDIREGLTAVISIKHPDPQFEGQTKTKLGNSEVRGIVEGAMHDHLDTYFEEHPNTAEAIIGKAVEAAKARKAAKKAEELTRRKSALENTALPGKLSDCQTKDPSKAELFIVEGDSAGGSAKQARNPEFQAVLPIRGKVLNVEKHRLDRILENDQIRNLITAIGTGIGDEFDIEDARYEKIIMATDADVDGAHIRTLLLTFLYRHMRPLIEAGYVYATKPPLYRIRYDGNTYDVMTEAEREEVVREKCNGNPTQVQRFKGLGEMNPKQLWSTTMDPDNRVLKKIDIEDAAAADKMFSVLMGDAVGPRKQFIKDHAPEANWVDI, via the coding sequence ATGTCCAACGAAAATGAGTACAGCGCCGGTCAAATCCAGGTCCTCGAGGGCCTGGAGGCCGTCCGAAAACGGCCGGCGATGTACATCGGATCTACCGACTCTCGAGGCCTTCATCACCTCGTCTACGAGGTTGTCGACAACTCCATCGACGAGGCCCTCGCCGGCTACTGTGACGACATCACGGTCACCATCCACGAGGACGACTCGGTGAGCGTCTCCGACGACGGGCGCGGCATCCCCGTCGACACGCACGAGGAGCACGACAAGCCCGCACTGGAGGTCATCATGACCGTCCTCCACGCCGGCGGGAAGTTCGACAACAAGTCCTACCAGGTGTCCGGCGGGCTCCACGGCGTCGGCGTCAGCGTCGTCAACGCGCTGTCGAAGCGCCTCACCGTCGAGGTGACACGCGACGGGGCCGTCTGGGAACAGTCGTTCAAACGCGGCGTCCCGGCGGGCGAGCTCGAACGCGTCCGCGCCATGGACGCCGACGAGGAGACCGGGACGACCATCCGGTTCTGGCCCGACGAGGAGATCTTCGAGACCACTGACTTCTCCTACAAGACGCTCGCGAACCGCCTGCGCGAGCTCGCGTTCCTCAACTCCGGCGTCAACATCGGCATCGTCGACGAGCGCGACGGCGAGTCGGAGACGTTCCACTACGAGGGCGGCATCCGCGCGTTCGTCCGCTACCTCAACGAGACCAAGACCGCGCTCCACGAGGACGTCATCTACTTCGAGGACGAGGAGCAGAACATCCAGGTCGAGGTCGCGATGCAGGCGACGGACGAGCTCCAGGGCTCCATCCACGCCTTCGCCAACAACATCAACACGCGCGAGGGCGGCAGCCACCTCACCGGGTTCAAGACCGCGCTCACGCGGGTCGTCAACGACTACGCGACGACCAACGGGATGCTGAAGGACCTCGACGACACCCTCAAGGGCGAGGACATCCGCGAGGGCCTGACCGCGGTCATCTCCATCAAGCACCCCGACCCGCAGTTCGAGGGCCAGACGAAGACGAAACTCGGCAACAGCGAGGTCCGGGGCATCGTCGAGGGCGCGATGCACGACCACCTCGACACGTACTTCGAGGAGCACCCGAACACGGCAGAGGCGATCATCGGCAAGGCCGTCGAGGCCGCGAAGGCCCGCAAGGCCGCGAAGAAGGCCGAGGAGCTGACCCGCCGCAAGAGCGCACTGGAGAACACCGCGCTGCCGGGCAAGCTCTCGGACTGCCAGACGAAGGACCCCTCGAAGGCCGAGCTGTTCATCGTCGAGGGCGACTCTGCCGGTGGCTCGGCGAAGCAGGCCCGGAACCCCGAGTTCCAGGCCGTCCTCCCCATCCGCGGGAAGGTGCTGAACGTCGAGAAGCACCGTCTCGACCGCATCCTCGAGAACGACCAGATCCGGAACCTCATCACCGCCATCGGCACGGGCATCGGCGACGAGTTCGACATCGAGGACGCCCGGTACGAGAAGATCATCATGGCGACCGACGCCGACGTCGACGGCGCGCACATCCGGACGCTCCTCCTGACCTTCCTCTACCGGCACATGCGTCCGCTGATCGAGGCCGGCTACGTCTACGCGACGAAGCCGCCGCTCTACCGCATCCGGTACGACGGCAACACGTACGACGTGATGACCGAGGCCGAGCGCGAGGAGGTCGTCCGCGAGAAGTGCAACGGGAACCCGACGCAGGTCCAGCGGTTCAAGGGCCTCGGCGAGATGAACCCGAAGCAGCTCTGGTCGACGACGATGGACCCCGACAACCGCGTCCTGAAGAAGATTGACATCGAGGACGCCGCCGCGGCGGACAAGATGTTCTCGGTGCTGATGGGCGACGCCGTCGGCCCGCGCAAGCAGTTCATCAAGGACCACGCGCCTGAGGCGAACTGGGTGGACATATGA